DNA from candidate division KSB1 bacterium:
CGCGCTGGTGAAAGCCGGTCAGCCGGTAGAAGTAGCGGTTGATGCGCTGCCCGGCGTCAAATTTTCCGGCAGGGTTTTTTCCGTGGCGCAAAAAACCGATCACGAGCGCACCTATCCGGTCGAGATTCTCGTTCAGAACGATCAAACGGAATCGTTGAAAAGCGGCATGTTCGGCCGCGCCACGATTCAGGTGGCGAGCGCAGCGCAAGCGCTCGTGGTTCCGGGCGAAGCCGTGCTCTCCGATGCCGCTCGCCACAACTATGTTTTTGTGGAAGAAAACGGCCTGGCCAAGCGCGTCGAGGTGCAGATCGGTTTGAAACAAGACAATCAGGTTCAAATTGTTAGCGGCCTCTCAGCCGGGGCGCGCCTGGTCGTCTCAGGTCAACAGCGCTTGACCGACGGCGCGAAGGTGGTGGTGCAGAATTAGAGTTGGTAGCTGGTGGCTGGTAGCTGGTGACTGGTATGCAAGCAACCAGCAACGAGCTACCAGCTACCAGCATCAAAAATCTTTCAAGGCAAAAACATGAAACTCACCGAAGTCTCGATAAAACGCCCGGCGTTCATCACCATGGTGTTTACCGCGTTGGCGGCGCTGGGCCTCTTCGCCTATTCGCAAATGGGCGTCGATTTGCTGCCGAAGATGGACTGGCCGATGGTTTCCGTGGTGACAATTTATCCCGGCGCCGGCCCAAAAGAAGTAGAAGCCACCGTTTCCAAGCCGATTGAAGAGGCGCTGTCGAGCCTCAACGGCTTGAAGCATTTGCGCTCGTTCTCCAACGAAAATGTCTCGGTGATTTTGGCGGAATTTTCTTTCACCACCGACGTCGAATCGGCGACCAATGAAGTGCAGCGCAAGGTCGACGGCGTGCGCGCTGATTTACCCAGGGAGATTTACACGCCGACCGTCGCCAAATCCGACATCAACGACTTTCCGATCGTGCGCATCGCCATGAGCGGCAAGAACGCCGATCCTCGCGCGCTTTATCAATTTGCCGACGAGCACGTGTCGCAGCGCCTGGAGCAGATTCCCGGTGTCTCCAGCGTGGAAATCGTCGGCGGCCAAAAACGCGAGATTCGCATCGAAGTCGATAACGACCGCTTGCGCGCCTACAACCTCTCGGTCTTGCAAGTTAGCCAGGCTTTGCAGCGCGAGAATTTGGATTTTCCCACCGGCAAAATCAATTCGCCGACGAATCAGTACATCGTGCGCGTCACCGGAAAATTTTCCACGCCGGCGGCGATGAACAACATCGTGCTCGCGGCGCGCGGCGACAGCAAAATTTATTTGCGCGACGTGGCGCGGGTGTTGGATACTTACAATGAAGACGTGACCTACACTCGCCTGAACGGCGAGCCGGCGGTCGGTTTGTTTTTGCAGAGGCAATCCGGCGCCAACTCCGTGCAGGTTGCCCAATCGGTGCGCCAAGAACTGGAAAAAATCGAGCAGGAGCAAGGCGGCCGCATTCATTTTGAAATCGCGCAGGATATTACCCAATTCACGCTGCATTCGGTGAATGAAGTCAAGCGCGATCTGGGTCTTGCCGTGCTGATGGTGGCGATCGTGCTGTTCGTCTTCTTGCACAGCTTCCGCAACTCGCTCATCGTGCTGCTGTCGATTCCGACCAGCTTGATCACGACGTTCATCATGATGCAGGCCTTCGGCTTCACCATCAACCTGGTGTCGTTGATGGCGCTGGCGCTGGTCATCGGCATTTTGGTGGATGATTCCATCGTCGTGCTCGAAAACATTCACCGCCATCTCGAACGCGGCGAAGAGCAAAAAACCGCGGCGCTCAAGGGCCGCGCTGAAATCGGCTTTGCGGCCATCGCCATCACCCTGGTCGACGTCGTTGTGTTTCTGCCGATTGCCTTGATCGGCGGCATTGTCGGCAAAATTTTCAAAGAGTTTGGATTGACGATTGTCGTGAGCACGCTGCTCTCACTCTTTGTCTCATTCACGCTGACACCGATGCTGGCCTCGAAGTGGTCGCGCGCCGGCTCGACAACGCTGCGCTGGCGCTGGCTGCACGCGCTCATTGAAAAATTCGAAATCTTTCAGGAAAATTTGAACGAGCGCTATCGCCGCTGGCTGGCGTGGGGTTTGGACCATCGCAAAACCGTCGTGCTCGTCAGCTTCGGGTTGTTGATTCTGAGCTTCGCGCTGGTGCCGCTCGGCTTGATCGGGACGGAATTCATGACCGAAGCCGATCGCGGCGAGTTTGCGGTGAACCTCGAAATGCCGATTGGCACGGCGCTCGATATTACCGACGGTGCCACCCAGCGTGTGGAAAATATTTTGGCGGGCATGCCGGAGGTGACGCGTTACTTGACGACGGTCGGCAAATCGCAAAGCGAGTGGTCGAGCGCCAAGCGCCCGAACGTCGCGCAAATTTCGGTGACGCTGCAAAACAAACGCGAGCGCAAACGCAGCACGGCGGAAGTGATGAACGACATTTCCCGGCAAGCCGCCGCCATTCCCGGTTTGACGGTGCGGATGAGCCCGATCAGCATGTTCGGCGCCGCGCAGGAAGCGCCGCTGCAAATCGAAGTCAAAGGTCCGGATCTGGAAACGCTTGCCGCTATCGCCGAAAAAGTGACCGCCATCACTGCGCAGGTTCCCGGCACGCGCGACGTGAAAAGCTCGTGGGAAGAGGGCCAGCCGGAAATTCAAATCTCGGTTGACCGTGACCGCGCCGCGCCATTCGGCTTGACGCTCGGCGAGATCGGCGTGGCGCTGCGCAGCGCGCTGGAAGGTGACATTGCGACGAAATTCAAAGACGGCAACACCGAATACGACACGCGCGTCGTGCTCGCCAAAGCCAACCGCTCGAACCCGGCTGATGTCGAAAAAGTCACGTTGGTCAATTACCGCGGCGAGCGCATCTTTCTCGGACAGGTCGCCGACATTTACTACGGCAAAGGCCCGACGATGATCGGTCGCAAAGACCGCGAGCGTTTGATCACGGTTTCGTCGAATCTCAACGGCACGGTGCCGCTCGGCCAGATCTCGGCGGCGATTCAACAGCAGGCCGCGGCGTTGGATTTGCCGCCGGGCGTGACGATTGCGTACGCCGGCGACGTGCAAAACATGCAGGACATGTTTCGCGACATGATGATCGCCATCAGCTTTGCCATTTTGTTCGTGTACATGATCATGGTCGCGCTGTTTGAAAGTTACGCGCATCCGTTCACGATCATGTTCTCGATTCCAGTGGCGCTCGTCGGCGGCCTCGGCGCGCTGGCGCTCACCGGCCAAACTTTGAACATGTTTTCGATGATCGGCATTTTGCTCGCCCTCGGCCTGGTGACGAAGAACGCGATCTTGCTCGTCGACCGCGCCAACGAGCAGCGCGCCAAAGGGCTTTCCGCACGCGAGGCCCTGCTCGAAGCCGGCCCGACGCGCCTGCGACCAATTCTCATGACCACGCTGACGATGGTGCTGGGCATGATGCCGCTGGCCTTGGCGCTCGGCGCCGGAGCGGAAGTTCGGCAGAGCATGGCCATCGTCGTCATCGGCGCGCTGCTTAGCTCCACGGTGCTCACGCTGGTTCTGGTGCCGGTGGTTTATTCGTACATGGAAGGCTTGCGGGCACGGCTGAGCCATAAAAAAGTTGACGCGACCAACGGCCGCTATGAAAAAATTCCGGAGCTGACGGGCGAAGCGGTGGCGTGAATTGAAAAAGAAATGGAGCGTTGGCGAAAGGGAGAAAGGGTGTGAAAGTTCTTTCTCTCTTTTTCATTTATTGGCAAGCTTTTCGTTGACTATTTGCTTTGAATTTTGTAAAATTGGTTAACGAGCAGTGAGCAAACGACCCCATAAAAAAGAGTCAAATTGGTGGGATGAATTGCCGACAGTCATGATCTGTCCGGAATGTGGCAAAAAAGCCATGCGCCGAGCCCGTGGCCCTTGCCAGCTTCTCGATGGAACGCTTATTCCGGATTTGGAACGCTTCCACTGTTTTTCTTGTAAGGCCGATTTTTTTGACGACGTTGCCATGGGAGTCATTGAAAAATTTCGGCGCAGCCTGTCGCCAAAACGACCTTTCGCTCGCCGTCGCACACGAGCGCGAAGCGCTGTTGTCGAGCAATAAAAATCGGAATGAAAAACTGCCCCCTGCCCAGATTGAACCGGCACTCCGAATTACGCCATTTTTGATGAATGAACACGCATGTTGAATCTTTCACCGGATTTTGATGCTGCGCTCGAAAAAATTTTTGCCAGTGTCAAGATTGACGAGCCGCTTTCATTGCACACCACCCTCGGTGTCGGCGGGCCGGCAGCGCGATTGGCGACAGCGACGAATGTCGAACAAATTCAAAACGGCTTGCGGCTGGCTCGCCAGTTCAATGTCCCGGTGTTTATTCTCGGGTGGGGAAGCAATTTGATCGTTTCGGATCGCGGCTTTGCCGGGTTGGTGATCAAGAATCGCGCGCAAAACCGGCAAATTCTCGGCGCGCCGGTAAAGTTAGAAAAAACGCCGCCAAAAACTTTGGCGCGTTTGCAGCCGCAGGGAGAAGGTTATTATCAGATCGATGATTTGATGTACTCCGAAGAAGATTCTCCGCCGGTGATCGTGCAAGTTGAGTCTGGCGCGAAAATCGACACGTTGATGAAGGCGTTGTTCAAACAGGGCATCACCGGCCTGCAGTGGTTTGCCGGCATTCCGGCGACGGTCGGCGGGGCGATTTATATGAACATGCACGGCGGTTATCATTTCTTCGGTGATTTCGTGCATCGCGCCTTGTTGTTTGACGCAAAATCTTGTCAAGCCAAAGAAGTCGATCAGGCTTATTTCAAATTTGATTACGATGACAGTATTTTGCACAAGACCCGCGAGGCAGTGCTGTGGGCGCAACTGCGTTTGTTTCGCGGCAACGTAGGGCGCGCGCAAGCCACGGCGCGAGAATGGGCGCGCCGCAAAGCCTTGCAGCCGCAGCGCTCCGCCGGCTGTGTTTTTCGCAATCTTTCCGCTGAAGAACAAAAGCGCTTGAATTTGCCGACGCCCTCCATCGGTTATCTCGTCGAGCACGTGTTGAAGTTGAAAGGCCTTCGGCGCGGCGACGCCATCGTTTCACCGCGCCACGCCGCCTTTATTGAAAATCTCGGGCAGGCGCGCGCGCAGGATGTCAAGGCGCTTATCGATCTTGTTGCCGAAAAAGCGCGAACGGAATTGGGACTTGAATTGCACGAAGAGGTGGAATATCTTGGCAAATTTTAGCGCCTCTTGAAATTTTACATTTTTACGCATTCCGTTTTACGCCTTATGTTTTAAGCATCATGTCAAAATTCATCATCACCGGCGGCAACACATTGCAGGGAGAATACTTCATCTCCGGCAACAAAAACGCCGCCCTGCCGATTCTCGCCGCGACGGTTTTAACCGACGAGGAATGCCTGATTAAAAACGTGCCGCAAATCACCGACGTCGCCACGATGCTGGCGCTGCTGGCCGATTTGGGAAAAAGCATTGTGCGCGCCGCCGACGGCAGCGTTCGAATCACAGGCGCGGTTGCCAAATCCGATCTCGAAAACGAGCTGGTGCAAAAACTGCGCGCCTCGATTCTCTTTCTCGGCCCGCTGCTGGCGCGTACTGGCAAGGCGACGCTTGCCCCGCCCGGCGGCTGCGTGATCGGCCGGCGCGCTGTGGGAACGCATTTTGACGCGCTCGCAGCGTTGGGCGCCAACATCATCGGCGCGGAAGAAAATTACGACGCGACACTGTCGCAGCCCCGAGCCGGCCGGATTTTTTTGGATGAAGTTTCCGTCACCGCCACCGAGAACGTGATGATGTGCGCCGCCGCGATTGACGGCGAGACGGTAATCGAGAACGCTGCCTGCGAGCCGCACGTCGCTGATTTGGCGCTGGCGCTGAAAAAGATGGGCGCAATGATTTCCGGCGAAGAGACGAATCGACTCGTCATTCGCGGCCGGAAAAAGCTCGACGGTTTTGAGCACACAGTCGCGCCGGATCACATCGAAGCCGGCACGATGATCATTGCCAGCGCCTGCACGCAAGGCCGGATGATCATTCACGACGCCCGCCGATCACATTTGCGGCCGATGCTGATTTATTTGGAACGCCTGGGCGTGCGGGTGAAATTTCTCGACGACAAGACCCTCGAAGTTTTTCCCTCCGAGCTGAAAGCACCTTCCGTTAAAATTCAGACACGGCCGTGGCCGGGCTTCCCGACGGATTTGATGAGCCCGCTCATCGTTCTCGCCACGCAAGCCTCGGGGATGACGCTATGCCATGATTGGATGTACGAGTCCAGGATGTTCTTCGTCGATAAACTCATTGCCATGGGCGCCAATATCACGCAATGCGACCCGCATCGCGTGATCGTGATCGGCCCGACGCAACTGCGGGCGCAAAAGCTCAGCAGCCCGGATATTCGCGCCGGCATTGCGCTGGTCATCGCGGCGCTGGCGGCCAGTGGAACGAGCACGATCGACAACGTCGAACTGATCGACCGCGGGTATGAAGATCTCGTCCTGCGTTTGAAAAAGTTGGGAGCGGAGATCGCGCGGGAGCCCTGAGGAAAATCTGCTTGCGCGTGATGTCAGAAACGCCTAAATTGTCTTATGATTCTCGGTAAATTTTAAGATTATTTAAGGAGACGTCCCGTGCCCTCGCCTTTTCCCGGAATGGATCCTTACCTCGAGGCCCCGCATATTTGGGAGGATTTTCACGCCAACTTGGCAACGGAAATCCAGCGGCAACTGGCGCCCGGCCTCCGGCCTCGTTATATTGCCGCTTTGATTCCGACGGTGACCTATGATGAAGTTATCGTCGAAAAAACTCACCGGGAGAAGCCCGATGTAAGTGTTTGGCAAGTGGACGAGCAACCATGGGGCGGCGAAGCGGTCGCCATCGCGCCGGCTCCGCTCGTCGGCCATGTCGTGCTCGAAGAGCCGATCAAAATGTACAGCGTTGAAATTCGCGAGGCCGCCACCGGCCTGTTGGTGACGGCGATCGAAATTCTATCGCCGGTTAACAAGCGACCAAACCACGAGGCGTTCGAGGATTATCGCCGCAAGCGCCGCGACCTGTTGCGCAGCTCGGTACATCTGATGGAGATCGATCTCTTGCGCGCCGGTCAGCGCCCTCCGCTGGTCACGCCTTTGCCTGAAGCGCCATATTTTGTTTTTCTGCATCGCGGCGACAACCGCCCTAAAGTCGAAATCTGGCCGCTGCGAATTCAAGAGGCCATTCCCGTGCTGCCGGTTCCATTGCTCTACCCCGACCCGGACGTGCCACTCGATCTTGGCCACGCCATTCAAACGATCTATGAGGTCGCGGTTTATCGCCTTCGCCTCAACTATAGCCAGCCGCCGCCCAAACCTGATCTTGCGCCGGAGGACGCGGCGTGGATCGAGGCGCGTTTGCAATCCATCAAAAGTTAAAAACAAGTTTCAGTCAACCCCATCTTGAGCCAGCGATGACGCCAACCAAACACGCCCCCGGCCAAATCGTCACGGCCAAAGTCACTCGTATCCTGCCTTATTTCGGCCTGCTCGTTCGTTTGGAAGATGGCAGCCGGGGATTCATCCGCCGCCGCGAATTGTCCTGGTCCGAGAAAGAGCCGCATCCGGGGAAAATTGCGCACGTCGGAGATGAAATCGAAGCCGCAGCGCATCGCCAGGCTTCTGCGGCCGGTGATGCGGAAAGTTCACGACATCGAAGAATACCTGCACCGGATTGAAAAGTTGTTGAAGCTGATTCGCGAGATTCCGATCAATGCGCCGCTCTCCGCGGAAGAAGGCGTCGAATCGTTGGAAGTCAACGCCCTGTTGCAGGAACGTGTCTTCCGTCTGTTGGAAGCGCGCGAAAAGGCTGAGTTTCATCTCGAGTGGAGTTTGGAATTGCCAGACACGGCGAGAGTGCGGGTCAGTCGCGAATGGCTGCGCCGCGCCATCGATCTGTTGGTGCAGAATGCCTTTGATGCCATGGAAGAAATTTCGCCAAAGACGCTGACCGTCCGAACTTTCCATGCCGGCCAACGGGCGGAAATCCGGCTCAAGGACAGCGGCAACGGCATTCCGCCCGAGATTGTCAACAAGCTCCTACGTGAGCCCATCCCCAAAAAAAAGGGAGAGCGCGGTTCCGGAATGGGGTTGTTGTTGGCCCAGCTTATCGTGCAGACTTACAAAGGCGACATTCGCATGATTTCCACCGGCCCGCAAGGCACGGAAATGGCTCTCTCCCTCCCATTAGAAGGCGACTAAACATGTCATCTAACCTGGAAGGGAAATTTTATGTGGCAACGTATGAAATCGCAGCTTTTCGGGCGCCGCACGAAAGTGAGGCGGCAGGGCGGTTGGGATTTTTTCAAAAAACTTTTTTCTCCTCAAACGAATAAAAGCAGACGGGCGTGCAGCATGAATGAAAATTCGGCGTCAATGCAAATTCTTTTTATGGGGAAGGATGCCTTGTGGTACAAAGTCTTGCAGCAGGCTTTGGCCTCACAGGGCGAAGTTTATCAAACCACCTTTAACGAGCTGAACGGCGCAACGGCGCGGCGGCGATACGATCTCATCGTGGTGGATACCATGGATCTGTCGAAAGACAAAATTCGCCCGACCATCGATCGCCTGAAGAAACAGCAGAGCGAGTCGCGTGTCGTTCTCGCTTCAGCCTCTCCAACGTGGGAGCCGGTTCGCGAAGCGCTGAAAGCCGGCGCCGCCGATTATATCACCAAATCCTATGATCCGGACGGCGTGGCGAAAGATTTGTCGCCATATCTGCCAAGGGCAAAAAGGAGACTTGAAAGCAATGAAAAAACATAAACTCCTTCTTGCAGATAATGACGCCGAATTTTTGCACACGCGCAAAGAAATTTTGGAAGCCGAAAGTTATGACGTCGTTTCCGCCTCCAGTCCGGAAGAGGCGAAAGCTTTGTTGCAGGATCAGACCGTGGATTTGGCTATCGTTGATTTGCGGCTGCGCGATGACAAAGACGAGGCTGATATCAGCGGGCTGGCCTTGATCAAAAGCGCGGCGCCGCACGTGCCAAAAATTTTAATGACGGCCTATCCCACCGTCGAGATGGCTCGGCGGGCGCTCAAGCGCGACGTCGATGACATTCCAGCGGCGGTGGACTTGGTTGCCAAACAAGAAGGCGTCGAAGTGCTGCTGCGCGCGGTGTCTCAAGCCATGAAGAATCGCGATACGAAAGGAAAGCCGCAGCCGAGACGACTGCGGCTCGTCGCCGGAGGTGTCGTCGCCATCGGCATGATGGTTCTGCTATGGGAAGATGGCGTCAAAGGTGTTTTGGTCGCCGTGTTCGCCGGCGTTGCCATTGAACTCATCTCGGCCCTGTTTACGAAGTTGACGGGCTTGAAATAGATGCATAAACAAACTGAGGAAAAGAAAATGGCCAAAATTCTTCTTGCCGATAACGACGCGAAATTTTTAAAAAGCCGGACGGAAATCCTCGAAAAGTCTGGATATCCGGTCGTGGCTGTAAACAGCTTGGATGAGGCGCGGAAAAAATTGAGGGACAATCATTGTGATTTGGCTGTCATTGATGTGCGCCTCTTGGATGACAATGACCCCAATGATTTCAGCGGGCTTACTTTAGTGCGAGAGTTAAACCCTGATGTTTCAGTTATACTTTACTCAGGATACATCCGCGATGAAGATATCAAGGACTTCAGCGCTGAGGGCCGTATTGTCGATTTTTTATTTTCCAAAGATCATGAGCCGATGCTGCAGGCGATTCAGCATGCTTTTGAACGCAAACGCCGGCAGGCTTCGGCAATCAAAGCTCAACCGGTTCCGAGCCCTTCGCCGGTTCGGAGCTCTCAGATTTTGCTCTTTCGTGTTTTGGGATTTATTTCTCTACTCACCGGCGGGATCATCGGAGTTATCGGAACGATTTCCGGCAATCTCGGGCTTCTCATTCTTCTGACTCCCCTGTTAATCGTCATTGGCGGCATTTTAATCATTGCCGATTTGATGCAGCGCGACACGTTGGCATCGGAATCCTAACCCAAAAAAGCAACAACGACTTCTTATTATCGGAGCGTTAATCTTGCTGCTGGTTTTGATTTTGCTATTTTTTATGTTTGCTTATTGGGCTTTGTCGCGTGACTACGAACAGTTTTCTCTCAGCAAAGCTCCCTCAAGCGATTCCCTGAGAACAGTGAAAATGAAAGTCAGGCCTTTTTTCAGCTCTTCATTAAGAAATGTTTGGGGAGGAAGTTCAACGGACGCGGTGAAATTGGTGTTGAAGGCAAGCCTCGCTGGACAAACCGCAACGAATATCGGAAATCCGATTGTCATCAGCTTGTTCCCTTTTCCCAAAATCCGCTGGGTAAAAAATCTTTTGGGTTCTCTTGCTTTTTCACTTCTACTCTGGCTGCTTAAAAATTATTGGGATGCAACATTCAAAAAAGAATAATTTATTGAAAACCTTTTCATCTTTTTGCGTTTCTATGATCAAACTTGTCCGCCGTTTCTTGCCCCTTGCAATTTGCCTCTTGTTTTTCCTCTCCGCGTGCGCAACTTCAAATCAACTCAAAGCTTCGCAATCCATCGGCGCGCGATCTCTCGCCGAGCTGCGCCAGCGCCTCGAAAACATTTTAAATGCTCCGGCACTCGCGCACGCCCTGGCCGGAATCAAAATCGTTTCACTGCGAACCGGAGAAGTTTTTTACGAGCGCCACGCGGAAATTTTGGCGCATCCCGCCTCCAATCAAAAGCTGCTCACCTCGGCCGCGGCGCTGGCGCTGCTCGGCCCGGCGTATGTTTTCCGCACCATGGTGGCTTGCGATTCGACGCTGCAAACCGGCAGCGTTTTGGCGGGTGATTTGTACTTGATCGGCCGTGGCAACCCGGATTTGCGCCGTGAAGATTTGTACGGCTTGGCGCAAAATCTGGCGCAAACCGGCCTCAAAGAAATTCGCGGCAATCTCGTTTGTGATGATTTTTATTTTGACGACTTGCGCTGGGGCAACGGCTGGATGTGGGATGATGATCCGGCCCATTATGCGCCACGCCTTTCAGCGTTGTCGGTGAATAAAAATACGGTCATCGTGCGCGCCGCGCCGGCTGATAGCCTCGGCCAACCGGCGCGTGTGAAAATCGATCCGCCAACCGATCACGTCATGTTGGTGAATAAAAGTGTAACAGTAAAAAGCAAAACGCTGATTGATTCGCTGAAATTGCCGCCGCTGCTCATCACGCGCAAGTGGCAGCAAAACGAAAACACCATTTTAATCGAGGGGGCGATCGCCCAAGACGAATGGCCGCAAGAAGAAACAGTGAATGTTTTAGAACCGGAAATTTATTGCGGGCGGCTCTTTCGTGATGAATTGCAGCGGGCCGGAATCACGCTCAGCGGCATCGTACAGCGCGGCATGTCTCCGCCCAAAATAAAAATTCTCGCCGAACATCGCAGCCCGATCATGCCGGCGTTGATCAATCTGAATAAAATTTCGGATAACTTGAGCGCCGAGCTTCTCTTGAAGACCATCGGGGCGGAGAAATTCGGCGTGCCCGGCACCGCGACAAAAGGCATTCGCGCCATGCGCCAGTTTTTCGCCGGTGTCGGCATAGACACCAACGCCGTTCACAGCGCCGACGGCTCGGGCATGTCGCATTATAACTTGATCACGCCAGCCAGCATCGTTCAGTTGCTGGCGGCGATGTGGAAAAATTTTTCGATTCGAAATGAGTTTATCGCGACGTTGCCGATTGCCGGCGTCGATGGCAGTTTGAGCGGCCGGATGAAAGGCACCGCCGCTGCCGGCGTGTTGCATGCCAAAACCGGAACGATCAGCGCCGTGAGCACGCTGTCCGGCTACACCACCACCGCCGACGGCGAAGAGCTGGCGTTTTCATTTATGATGCAGCATTTTCTCGGCGGCAGCCGGCCGATTCGTTTGCTGCAGGATCGTCTCGGCGCGGAGCTGAGCGCGTTTCGGCGAAGCACCTCGACAGCGGCAACGAGATGAAAATTTTTTTGAATCATCTAGACATGAAACGCCGTCCCTGGGGGCCAGTTACAGATGGATCGCGCAAGCATCTTGCTTGCAGCCAGGATGACTGCGCTACGCTTTTCCACCAAGACGGAGAGGCATTGCACACCGCCCGACTTTCACATTGACAATCAGCATATTTTTGCCTACTTTGTATCATGCGGCGTTTCAAGCATTGGCTCGAGTATCAGGGCGTGCGGTTTTTATCTTTGTTGGCGCGCCGGCTGCCGTATTCGTGGATACTCGTGTGCGGCGCGGCGTTGGGCAAGTTTACGTTTTCGATTTTGCGCATTCGCCGGCGCGTGGCTTTGGAAAATTTGGCGCAGGCGTTTCCGGAAAAATCCGTGGCGGAATTGAAGCGCGTGGCACGGCGGTCGTATGAAAATTTCGGCATGATGATGCTGGAATATTTGCGCCTGCCCAGACTTTCGGAGAGCGAGCTGCGCCAACGCATCAGCTTCTCGATGCCCCAAGAACAAAATCCTTATGAACAGGCACTGGCGCTCGGCAAGGGGGCAATTTGCATGACCGGGCATTTCGGCAATTGGGAATACATGGGCGCGCTCGTCGCGTTGCATTATCCGATGGTTTATCTTTATCAGGAGCAAAACAACCCGTACGTCGATGCGCTGATTCGTGACATTCGCACGCGCATGCGCATGCCGACGATTCCCCGCGGCGCGGCGCTGCGCGGCATTTTGAAGGCGCTGCGCGAGAAAAAATTTGTGGCGATTCTTGCCGATCAAGACGCCGGCAGCAACGGGTTGTTTGTCGATTTTCTTGGCCGGCCGGCCTCAACCGGCCGCGGCCCGGCGGCTTTTGTTTTGAAAACCGCGGCGCCGATTGTGTTTTGTGTCGCCGTCCGCCAGCCTGGCGGCCGCCATCGTGTGGAAGCGGAATTGATAACGTTTGATTTCTCCCCAAACAGCGCCGCTCTAAGCGAGGAGGAAAAACTCAGGTTGATTACGGAGGCGTGGACAAAAGTTTTGGAAAAATACATTCGCCAATATCCCGATCACTGGTTTTGGATGCATCGCCGGTGGAAAAGCAGGCCAGGAATCAGTAACCAGTAATCAGTAATCCGTGACAAGTCGAAAAAAGGTTTTAATTGTGCAGACGGCTTTTCTCGGCGACGTCATTCTTGCCACCCCGCTGGCCGAGGCTGTGCAGCAAGTTTTTCCTGGCAGTCAAATTGATTTCATGACCATTCCGGCGGCGGCCAATCTTTTGGAGAAAAATCAGTTCATCAATCGTGTCGTGATATTTGACAAACGCGGGAAGCAGCGCGGGGTGCTGGCTTTGTGGGCGCTGGCAAAATCGCTCGAGCAAGAACATTACGATTTGGCGCTGGTGCCGCATCGTTCGCTTCGCAGCGCGCTGCTTGTCCGGCTGGCAAAGATTCCGCAACGCCTCGGCTTTGACCGCAGCGCCGGCAAATGGTTTTTTACACAGCGCGTGCCGTATCGCCAAAAGCACGAGGTCGAGCGCAATTTGGATTTGCTGCGCGTTCTTGACAATACTGTTGCAACGCCGTCGCCGAAAATTTTTTGGGACAAAAGCGACGAGCGGCTTGTCGAGCCGTTGTTGTATCACAGCCAGGCGGCAAAATGGCGTTGCGCCCTGGCCCCGGGATCGGTTTGGGCCACCAAACGCTGGCCGGCTGAACGTTTCATCGAGCTGGCTAAAAAATTAATTGCTGAAACCGGTGCATTCGTTTATTTGATCGGCGGCAGCAGCGATCGCGAGCTTTGCGCCGCAATCGCAGAGGAGATCGGCGGCAATTGTCTCGATGCCGCCGGCAGGCTTTCGCTGCGCCAATCTGCGGCTTTGCTCGACCGCTGCCTGATTCTCGTGAGCAACGACAGCGCGCCAGCCCATCTCGGCGTTGCAACGGGCTGCAAGGTGATCACGATT
Protein-coding regions in this window:
- the waaF gene encoding lipopolysaccharide heptosyltransferase II; protein product: MTSRKKVLIVQTAFLGDVILATPLAEAVQQVFPGSQIDFMTIPAAANLLEKNQFINRVVIFDKRGKQRGVLALWALAKSLEQEHYDLALVPHRSLRSALLVRLAKIPQRLGFDRSAGKWFFTQRVPYRQKHEVERNLDLLRVLDNTVATPSPKIFWDKSDERLVEPLLYHSQAAKWRCALAPGSVWATKRWPAERFIELAKKLIAETGAFVYLIGGSSDRELCAAIAEEIGGNCLDAAGRLSLRQSAALLDRCLILVSNDSAPAHLGVATGCKVITIFGPTVPAFGFAPFGDGHLVVEKNLPCRPCSSHGGQRCPIGTHACMVEISAEEVFRRVLVLRNAALIINKAQP